The proteins below come from a single Cannabis sativa cultivar Pink pepper isolate KNU-18-1 chromosome 3, ASM2916894v1, whole genome shotgun sequence genomic window:
- the LOC115709064 gene encoding putative disease resistance RPP13-like protein 1, with amino-acid sequence MAEVVGGALLSALLNPLVKKLTTEVKDFFKGKDAILKLLKEFKALLSSADLLLIDAEEKLIKDPRVRNWLDDLKDTIYDADDLVYKIDTEAWRNELEDDGPHESHSGCTCTSKALTRLISSTPLTCFDKTIKPEIEEALGKLKLLLDNRDLGLERVKNHKLPERVCAPLVEESDVYGRDVDKEAIVKLLSSDDRTCGDKLSVIPIVGMGGIGKTTLAQLVYNDKRVMNTMFDTRVWVTVGDNNKVNSSKVMKTIIQTITTTKCEIEEEFQVLNEVKKVLTEKKFLIVLDDVWDEDSNRWDVIKSTFQSGLHGSKIIVTTRSNRVASIMGTKSSSTYFLSTISFDKGWELFVRCAAIDVNSHEYSDLQVIGREIVEKCNGLPLAIKSLGSLLHGKQNKEDWNDILNNDIWELYENESVGILPALWLSYFYLPSHLKSCFSYCAIFPKDYEYKEEEVILLWAAEGLLLPKKGVRIEDVGKKYFKDLISMSFFQPSNNNKKESIFLMHDLIHDLAIFVSGEFCYMMNNINKCSHKVRHFSYMRDCERANDPKEFEELFKAKGVRTILWQQELSGDLLELLKIEDLDKSFPGLRVLSICDYSITKFPNSIGNLKYLRYLKLDCIDIEEIPNTICKLYNLETLLLEKCRKVTQLPTDIGNLVKLRHLSVPEKNLFGMPLQLGKLQNLQTLNAFVVGRTRDCGGIKLLKEFQDLHGSLSIKGLQKVSSLEEVSDVAAPLKSLKFLSHLSLVWDYRYEPELDDLHKERELLRLCTVEPHPNLKKLEIWSYKGSSFPNWMEDHRCLSNLVSLKLMYCSNCSFLPSLGQLPSLKVLLIVNCGVVRIDSKFYCSTSVDSSAAIQTKTFFRSLKTLEFDNLEKFEEWSFIEGGVFPHLKNLKFFDCNRLKVTLLGDYFPSLTELVIHNSEVLLPLLLPRAQLMQAPLTTLKKIAFMYFFNLTHLDEAAFQHLTSLEELTIEGCHYLRCLPKKLPTSLSDIYIIGCPMLTPRVQRETGEDWPIIAHIPNIIIDGKKI; translated from the exons ATGGCTGAAGTGGTTGGAGGAGCTCTTCTCTCTGCTTTGCTTAACCCATTGGTGAAAAAGTTGACTACAGAGGTGAAGGACTTCTTCAAAGGAAAAGATGCCATTCTCAAGCTGCTCAAGGAGTTCAAGGCTTTGCTGTCCTCTGCTGATCTGCTGCTCATTGATGCTGAGGAGAAGCTCATCAAAGACCCAAGAGTGCGGAACTGGCTTGATGATCTCAAGGACACCATTTATGATGCAGATGACTTGGTTTACAAGATCGACACTGAAGCATGGCGAAATGAACTGGAAGATGATGGTCCTCATGAATCTCATAGTGGCTGCACTTGTACTAGCAAG GCACTCACGAGACTCATCTCATCAACTCCTTTAACTTGTTTTGATAAGACCATTAAACCTGAGATAGAAGAGGCACTTGGGAAATTGAAGCTTCTTCTAGACAATAGAGATCTTGGTTTGGAACGTGTGAAGAATCATAAGCTTCCAGAGAGGGTATGTGCTCCTTTGGTGGAAGAATCTGATGTTTATGGAAGGGATGTTGACAAAGAAGCTATTGTTAAGTTGCTTAGTTCAGATGATAGAACCTGTGGTGACAAATTGTCAGTGATCCCCATAGTGGGGATGGGCGGTATTGGAAAGACTACTCTTGCTCAACTTGTGTACAATGATAAAAGAGTTATGAATACAATGTTTGATACTAGAGTGTGGGTTACTGTGGGAGATAATAACAAAGTCAATAGTTCTAAAGTAATGAAAACTATCATTCAGACGATCACAACTACCAAATGTGAAATTGAAGAGGAGTTCCAAGTTTTAAATGAAGTCAAGAAAGTTTTGACTGAGAAGAAGTTTCTCATTGTTCTAGATGATGTTTGGGATGAAGATAGCAACAGATGGGACGTCATAAAAAGTACTTTTCAATCTGGGTTGCACGGAAGCAAGATCATAGTGACAACACGTAGCAATAGGGTTGCATCAATTATGGGAACTAAGTCATCATCAACTTATTTCCTAAGCACTATATCTTTTGACAAAGGTTGGGAGTTATTTGTCAGATGTGCTGCAATTGATGTCAACTCGCATGAGTACTCAGACCTGCAAGTAATTGGTCGAGAGATTGTTGAAAAGTGTAATGGTCTTCCTTTAGCTATAAAATCACTTGGGAGTCTTCTACATGGGAAACAAAATAAGGAGGATTGGAATGACATATTAAACAACGATATATGGGAGTTGTATGAGAATGAGAGTGTTGGTATTCTTCCAGCTCTATGGCTGAGCTATTTTTATTTACCTTCACATTTGAAGTCTTGTTTCTCCTATTGTGCTATATTTCCTAAAGATTATGaatacaaagaagaagaagtcatcTTATTGTGGGCGGCTGAAGGTCTATTACTTCCTAAGAAGGGAGTTAGAATTGAAGACGTTGGAAAGAAGTACTTCAAAGATCTAATCTCAATGTCATTTTTTCAACCATCAAATAACAATAAGAAGGAGTCGATTTTTCTCATGCATGATCTTATACATGATTTGGCAATATTTGTTTCTGGTGAGTTTTGCTATATGATGAATAATATAAACAAATGTTCTCACAAGGTTCGTCATTTTTCGTACATGCGTGACTGTGAAAGAGCCAATGACCCCAAGGAATTTGAGGAGTTATTCAAAGCGAAGGGCGTGCGCACCATATTGTGGCAACAAGAGTTAAGCGGTGATCTGCTGGAGCTGTTAAAGATTGAGGACTTAGACAAGTCATTCCCAGGATTGAGAGTACTATCCATATGTGATTATAGCATCACCAAGTTTCCCAATTCAATTGGCaatttgaagtatttaagaTATTTGAAGTTAGATTGTATTGATATTGAAGAGATACCTAACACAATATGTAAATTGTATAATTTGGAGACACTATTGTTGGAGAAATGTAGGAAAGTCACTCAACTACCAACTGATATAGGCAATTTAGTCAAGTTGCGACATCTTAGTGTTCCTGAGAAGAATTTATTTGGGATGCCATTGCAGTTGGGCAAGCTACAAAATCTGCAAACACTTAATGCATTTGTTGTTGGAAGAACTAGAGATTGTGGTGGCATTAAGCTATTGAAAGAGTTTCAAGATCTTCACGGGAGTCTTTCTATTAAGGGACTACAAAAAGTTAGTAGCCTTGAGGAAGTTTCTGATGTTGCAGCACCATTAAAGAGTTTAAAGTTTCTTAGTCACCTATCTTTGGTATGGGATTATCGCTATGAACCTGAACTTGATGACTTGCACAAAGAAAGAGAGCTACTCAGACTCTGCACTGTTGAGCCTCATCCAAATTTGAAGAAACTTGAGATTTGGTCCTACAAAGGAAGTAGCTTCCCAAATTGGATGGAAGATCATCGTTGCTTGTCTAATTTGGTAAGTTTGAAGTTAATGTATTGTAGTAATTGTAGCTTCTTGCCGTCATTGGGACAACTTCCCTCTCTCAAAGTTCTTTTGATTGTGAATTGTGGTGTGGTGAGAATAGATTCAAAGTTTTATTGCTCTACTAGTGTTGATTCTTCTGCTGCAATACAAACAAAGACATTCTTTAGATCTTTGAAGACTTTGGAGTTTGATAATTTGGAGAAGTTTGAAGAGTGGTCATTTATCGAAGGTGGTGTTTTTCCACACCTTAAGAATCTTAAATTCTTTGACTGCAATAGACTCAAAGTGACATTGTTAGGAGATTATTTTCCTTCATTGACAGAGCTTGTAATACATAACAGTGAGGTACTATTACCATTATTACTCCCAAGAGCTCAACTCATGCAAGCCCCTTTGACCACTTTAAAGAAGATTGCATTTATGTACTTTTTTAACTTAACACACTTAGACGAGGCGGCCTTTCAACACCTCACCTCCCTTGAGGAATTGACAATTGAAGGCTGTCATTACCTCCGATGCTTGCCAAAAAAACTACCCACTTCGCTTTCTGATATTTATATCATTGGTTGTCCGATGTTAACACCAAGAGTCCAGAGGGAGACAGGGGAGGACTGGCCAATTATAGCTCACATCCCAAATATCATTATTGATGGCAAGAAAATATAG
- the LOC133035565 gene encoding putative disease resistance RPP13-like protein 1 isoform X2, producing the protein MAELVARPLLSALLNPLVNKLTSEVKEFFKGKDAILKLVKELKTLLSSADLLLTDAEEKLIKDPRVRKWLDDLKDVIYDADDLVYKIDNEAQRNKMKGSFTSKALMRLVSSTPLTSFDKTIKAEIEETLEKLKLLLDNKDLGLERVKNHKLPERVCAPSLEENDIYGRDNEKEEIIKLLLSDETTGGDKLSVIPIVGMGGIGKTTLAQLVYKDERVNKTFNTKVWITMGDDKVDCMKVMKLIIEKVTCRKCEIEEPYDLQEEVKKALRGKKFLFVVDDVWDEDPSKWDVLNNCFISGLHGSRIIVTTRSTVVASIMKTESTYQLGRINEVAGWKLFAKHASLVVDSNDYLDLKQIGEKIVDKCKGLPLAIKSMGLLVREK; encoded by the exons ATGGCTGAATTAGTTGCAAGACCGCTTCTCTCTGCTTTGCTTAATCCATTGGTGAACAAGTTAACTAGTGAGGTGAAGGAATTCTTCAAAGGAAAAGATGCCATTCTGAAGCTGGTGAAGGAGTTGAAAACTTTGCTGTCCTCTGCTGATCTGCTGCTCACGGATGCTGAGGAGAAGCTCATCAAAGACCCAAGAGTAAGGAAGTGGCTTGATGATCTCAAGGATGTAATTTATGATGCAGACGACTTGGTTTACAAGATCGACAATGAAGCACAGCGAAACAAAATGAAAGGCAGTTTCACTAGTAAG GCACTCATGAGACTCGTCTCATCAACTCCTTTAACATCTTTTGACAAGACCATAAAAGCTGAGATAGAAGAGACACTTGAGAAATTGAAACTTCTTCTAGACAATAAAGATCTTGGTTTGGAACGTGTGAAGAATCATAAGCTTCCAGAGAGGGTATGTGCTCCATCTCTAGAAGaaaatgatatttatggaaGGGACAATGAGAAAGAAGAGATTATTAAGTTGCTTTTATCGGATGAAACAACTGGTGGTGACAAATTATCTGTGATTCCTATTGTTGGGATGGGCGGTATTGGAAAGACTACTCTTGCTCAACTTGTTTACAAAGACGAGAGAGTCAACAAAACGTTTAACACCAAAGTGTGGATTACGATGGGAGATGATAAAGTTGATTGTATGAAAGTGATGAAACTAATTATTGAGAAGGTCACTTGTAGAAAATGTGAGATTGAGGAGCCATATGATCTTCAAGAAGAAGTAAAGAAGGCTCTGAGAGGGAAGAAGTTTCTATTTGTTGTTGACGATGTTTGGGATGAGGATCCTTCCAAGtgggatgtcttaaataattgttttatatcAGGGTTGCATGGAAGTAGGATCATTGTGACAACTCGGAGTACAGTTGTTGCATCGATTATGAAAACTGAGTCAACTTATCAACTAGGAAGAATAAATGAGGTTGCTGGCTGGAAATTATTTGCAAAACATGCTTCACTTGTTGTGGACTCAAATGATTACTTGGATCTCAAACAAATTGGAGAAAAAATAGTTGACAAGTGTAAGGGTCTCCCTTTGGCAATCAAGTCAATGGGTCTTCTCGTACGAGAGAAATGA
- the LOC133035565 gene encoding putative disease resistance RPP13-like protein 1 isoform X1: MVLLWMAEGILQSSNKKRVEEVGEEYFEDLISMSFFQPSNNNYEEEPTFLMHDLIHDLAIFVSGEFCLMMNNISKCSHKVRHFSYMQRCAKDIDPKEFEELFKAKCLRTILWHEGSKYDGLELFKIKNLGKSFPRLRVLSTTDCDITKLPNSIGNLKYLRYLKLDCKYIKDIPNTICMLYNLETLLLERCRKVTRLPTDIGNLIKLQHLSVSWNLLEMPLQLGKLQNLQTLNRFVVGRNRDSGGIKLLNEFQDLHGSLLIEGLENVSSLEEVTDATLKSKKFLSHLCLAWGDYLHNEGELLSALQPHPNLKALAISNYKGNNFPIWMGDHRCLSNLVSLKMVDCSNCSFLPSLGQLPSLKDLVIGHLNSVVRIGSEFYYSASVDSSSVAIQTKPFFTSLESLRFQNLSNLEE, translated from the coding sequence ATGGTGTTGTTATGGATGGCTGAAGGTATTTTACAGTCTTCAAATAAAAAGAGAGTAGAGGAAGTTGGAGAAGAGTATTTCGAAGATCTAATTTCTATGTCATTTTTTCAACCATCAAATAACAATTATGAGGAGGAGCCGACTTTTCTCATGCATGATCTTATACATGATTTGGCAATATTTGTTTCTGGTGAGTTTTGTTTAATGATGAATAATATCAGTAAATGTTCTCACAAGGTTCGTCATTTTTCGTACATGCAACGATGTGCAAAAGACATTGACCCTAAGGAATTTGAGGAGCTATTTAAAGCCAAGTGCTTGCGGACTATATTGTGGCACGAAGGTTCAAAATATGATGGTCTAGAGTTGTTTAAGATTAAGAACTTAGGCAAATCATTCCCACGGTTGAGAGTACTATCAACAACGGACTGTGATATCACCAAGCTTCCTAATTCAATAGGCaatttgaagtatttaagaTATTTGAAGTTAGATTGTAAATATATTAAAGACATACCTAATACAATATGTATGTTGTATAATTTGGAGACACTATTGTTGGAGAGATGTAGAAAAGTTACTAGACTACCAACTGATATAGGAAATTTAATCAAGTTGCAACATCTTAGTGTTTCTTGGAATTTATTAGAGATGCCATTGCAATTGGGGAAGCTACAAAATCTGCAAACACTTAATAGATTTGTTGTGGGAAGAAATAGAGATTCTGGTGGCATTAAGTTGTTGAATGAGTTTCAAGATCTACACGGTAGTCTTCTGATAGAGGGACTAGAAAATGTGAGTAGCCTTGAGGAAGTTACAGATGCAACATTGAAGAGTAAGAAGTTTCTTAGCCACCTATGTTTGGCATGGGGTGATTACTTGCACAATGAAGGAGAGCTACTTAGTGCCCTCCAGCCTCACCCAAACCTAAAAGCACTTGCAATTTCGAACTACAAAGGCAACAATTTCCCAATTTGGATGGGAGATCATCGCTGCTTGTCTAATTTAGTAAGCCTGAAGATGGTAGATTGTTCTAATTGCAGCTTCTTGCCGTCGTTGGGACAACTGCCTTCTCTTAAAGACCTTGTCATCGGACATTTGAATAGTGTGGTGAGAATTGGTTCAGAGTTTTACTATTCTGCTAGTGTTGACTCTTCTTCTGTTGCAATACAAACAAAGCCATTCTTTACATCTTTGGAGAGCTTGAGATTTCAGAATTTGTCTAATCTCGAAGAGTGA
- the LOC115709812 gene encoding putative disease resistance RPP13-like protein 1 yields the protein MRSIVEKVTSRKCEIKELHDLQEKVKRTLSKKKFVFVLDDLWDEDCTKWNVLRSCFKSGLQGSKIIVTTRSTKVASIVKTESIYKLKPLSDEDSWALFVNHASIDVDTNDYLHLKEVGEKIVAKCKGLPLAIKSIGDLLRGTRCKEEWESILNNDIWELYERKQVNILPSLWLSYLYLPSKLKQCFAHCSLFPKDFAFSKKDMVLLWMAEGFLHSENGKRVEEVGEEYFQDLISKSFFQPSSSDGEETFLMHDLIHDLAMFISGEFCLMMNDSNKCSPKVRHLRCEEASMVKSFEEISKVKRFLRTLLLLHNGAEIDEELLSKLHESFPRLRVLSIDCIYAEQIQTYPDSIGNLKYLRYLKLRCRIKEIPNTICTLYNLETLLLEECVNLTILPTDIGNLINLRHLSVSRSLKEMPLQLGKLQNLQTLNRFAAGRNRDCGGIELLKEFQDLHGSLFIFGLENVNVGRLEEVSDAAAPLLKSKKSLSQLDLAWNHNREAEVDELHKQIDIFGALEPHPNLKELSIWHYKGYSFPNWMGDPRCLSNLVSLKLMCCCFSFFPSLGQLPCLKYLQISYCSVVKIDSEFYGSSSVAIPTKPLFFTSLETLIIENLEKLEEWSFTEGGAFPRLKKLKIETCRYLRCLPKELPTSLSDLHITYCPLITPRVERETGEDWPIIAHIPNIIVNGKNI from the coding sequence ATGAGGTCAATTGTGGAGAAGGTCACTTCTAGGAAATGTGAAATTAAGGAATTGCATGACCTTCAAGAGAAAGTAAAGAGGACTCTGAGTAAAAAGAAGTTCGTGTTTGTTCTTGATGATCTTTGGGATGAAGACTGTACTAAATGGAATGTCTTGCGAAGTTGTTTCAAATCTGGATTGCAAGGAAGCAAGATTATTGTCACAACACGTAGCACAAAAGTTGCATCAATTGTGAAAACCGAGTCAATTTATAAGCTAAAGCCACTTTCTGACGAGGATAGCTGGGCTTTATTTGTAAATCATGCCTCAATTGATGTCGACACCAATGATTACTTGCATCTCAAAGAAGTTGGAGAAAAAATTGTTGCTAAGTGTAAGGGACTTCCTTTGGCCATAAAGTCAATTGGTGATCTCTTACGAGGAACGCGCTGCAAGGAGGAATGGGAGAGCATCCTAAACAATGATATATGGGAGTTGTATGAAAGAAAACAAGTTAATATTCTTCCATCTTTGTGGTTGAGTTATCTTTATCTACCTTCTAAATTGAAGCAATGCTTTGCTCACTGCTCTCTATTTCCAAAAGATTTTGCATTTAGTAAAAAAGATATGGTCTTGTTATGGATGGCAGAAGGTTTCTTACATTCTGAAAATGGAAAGAGGGTTGAAGAAGTTGGAGAAGAGTATTTCCAAGATCTAATCTCGAAGTCATTTTTCCAACCTTCATCATCCGACGGTGAAGAAACTTTCCTTATGCATGATCTTATACATGATTTAGCAATGTTCATCTCAGGAGAGTTTTGTTTAATGATGAATGACAGTAATAAATGTTCTCCCAAGGTTCGCCATTTACGTTGTGAAGAAGCTAGTATGGTTAAGAGCTTTGAGGAGATATCTAAAGTGAAGCGCTTCTTGCGCACCTTATTATTGTTACATAACGGAGCAGAAATTGATGAAGAATTGTTGTCTAAGTTGCATGAATCATTCCCACGCTTAAGAGTACTATCCATAGATTGCATATACGCTGAGCAGATCCAAACTTATCCTGATTCAATAGGAaatttgaagtatttaagaTATTTGAAGTTACGTTGTCGCATTAAAGAGATACCGAATACAATATGTACGTTGTATAATTTGGAGACACTATTGTTGGAGGAATGTGTAAATCTTACTATTCTACCAACTGATATAGGAAATTTAATCAACTTGCGACATCTTAGTGTTTCTCGTTCATTAAAAGAGATGCCACTGCAATTGGGGAAGCTACAAAATCTGCAAACACTGAATAGATTTGCTGCGGGAAGAAATAGAGATTGTGGTGGTATTGAATTGTTGAAAGAGTTTCAAGATCTACACGGGAGTCTTTTTATTTTCGGACTAGAAAATGTGAATGTTGGTAGGCTTGAGGAAGTTTCAGATGCTGCAGCACCATTATTAAAGAGTAAGAAGTCTCTTAGTCAGCTAGATTTGGCATGGAATCATAATCGTGAAGCTGAAGTTGATGAGTTGCACAAACAAATAGATATATTCGGTGCCCTCGAGCCTCATCCAAACTTGAAGGAACTTAGCATTTGGCATTACAAAGGCTACAGTTTCCCAAATTGGATGGGAGATCCTCGCTGCTTGTCTAATTTAGTAAGTTTGAAGTTGATGTGTTGCTGTTTTAGCTTCTTTCCGTCGTTGGGGCAGCTGCCTTGTCTCAAATATCTTCAGATTAGTTATTGTAGTGTGGTGAAAATAGATTCAGAGTTTTATGGTTCTTCTTCTGTTGCAATACCAACAAAGCCCTTATTCTTTACATCTTTGGAGACTTTGATAATTGAGAATTTGGAGAAGTTGGAAGAGTGGTCATTTACGGAAGGTGGAGCTTTTCCTCGTCTTAAGAAGTTGAAAATTGAAACATGTCGTTACCTCCGATGCTTGCCGAAAGAACTACCCACTTCTCTTTCTGATCTTCATATCACTTATTGTCCATTGATAACACCAAGAGTGGAGAGGGAGACAGGGGAGGACTGGCCAATTATTGCTCACATCCCAAATATCATTGTCAATGGCAAGAATATATAG
- the LOC115709813 gene encoding putative disease resistance RPP13-like protein 1 has protein sequence MAAELVGGALLSAFLAPLVEKLASEIKDFFKGKDAILKLLKELKTLLSSADLLLIDAEEKLIKDPRVRKWLDDLKDTIYDADDLVYKIDTEAWRNKLEGGDPHESHRGCSCTSKALLRLISSTPLTSFDKNIKPEIEETLGKLKLLLDNKDLGLERVKNHKLPKRVCAPLVEESDVYGRNGDKEAIIQLLLSDDKFSVIPIVGMGGIGKTTLAQLVYNDARVTKMFDTRVWVTVGDDDKVNSSKVMKTIILKVKSAKSEFEEEFEVLNEVKKVLTGKKFLIVLDDVWDEDSNRWEAIKSTFQSGLHGSKIIVTTRSTRVASIMGTKSSSTYFLSTISFDKGWELFVRCAAIDVNSHEYSDLQVIGRKIVEKCNGLPLAIKSLGGLLRGKQNKEDWDDILNNDIWGLYESESVGILPALWLSYFYLPSHLKSCFSYCAIFPKDYEYNEQEMTLLWMGEGLLLPKEGIRNEDMGKKYFKDLISMSFFQQSNEDEEEPTFNMHDLIHDLAIFVSGNFCLTMNNISKCSHKVRHFSYLQQCAKADDPKEFEDLFKAKCLRTLLWEQGPSSDQLRLLKIEDLNKSFPCLRVLSIADNEITKLPDSICNLKYLRYLKLRCRIKEIPNTICKLYNLETLLLEGCVYLTRLPTDIGNLINLRHLSVPKINLVEMPLQLGKLQNLQTLNRFVVGRNRDCGGIELLKEFQDLHGSLSITGLENVNVSRLEEVSDAAAPLLKSKKSLNQLELRWNRAHFPKLDELLKERELLNALQPHPNLKKLSIWHYKGNNFPNWMGDHRCLSNLVSLKMEYCSNCSFLPSLGQLPSLKDLWIRGCGVVRIDSEFYCSSTLDSSSSSVAIQTKPLFFTSLETLAFIDFSELEEWSFMEGGGFPRLKNLQLIWCKRLKVTLLGDYFPSLTELLVYDCDQLIALILPRAQLMQAPLITLKKIEFVKCPNLRHLDEEAFQHLTSLEELIIDQCPNLECLPKELPSSLSELHISNCPLLRPRVERETGEDWPIIAHIPNITVDNGEHSALRDSARLLNWILC, from the exons ATGGCTGCTGAATTGGTTGGAGGAGCGCTTCTCTCTGCTTTCCTTGCTCCGTTGGTGGAAAAGTTAGCTTCTGAGATCAAGGACTTCTTCAAAGGGAAAGATGCCATTCTGAAGCTGCTGAAGGAGTTGAAGACTTTGCTGTCCTCTGCTGATCTGCTGCTCATTGATGCTGAGGAGAAGCTCATCAAAGACCCAAGAGTAAGGAAGTGGCTTGATGATCTCAAGGACACCATCTATGATGCAGACGACTTGGTTTACAAGATCGACACTGAAGCATGGCGAAACAAACTCGAAGGTGGTGATCCTCATGAATCTCACAGAGGCTGCAGTTGTACTAGTAAG GCACTCTTGAGACTCATCTCATCAACTCCTTTAACTTCTTTTGATAAGAACATAAAACCTGAGATAGAAGAGACACTTGGGAAATTGAAGCTTCTTCTGGACAATAAGGATCTTGGTTTGGAACGTGTGAAAAATCATAAGCTTCCAAAAAGAGTATGTGCTCCTTTGGTGGAAGAATCTGATGTCTATGGAAGAAATGGTGATAAAGAAGCTATTATTCAATTGCTTTTGTCGGATGATAAATTTTCTGTGATTCCCATAGTGGGGATGGGCGGTATTGGAAAGACTACTCTTGCTCAACTTGTATACAATGACGCGAGAGTCACTAAAATGTTTGATACCAGAGTCTGGGTGACTGTGGGAGACGATGACAAAGTGAATAGTTCTAAAGTGATGAAAACAATTATTCTGAAGGTTAAATCAGCCAAAAGTGAATTTGAAGAGGAGTTTGAAGTTTTAAATGAAGTCAAGAAGGTTTTGACTGGGAAGAAGTTTCTCATTGTTCTTGATGATGTTTGGGATGAAGATAGCAACAGATGGGAGGCCATAAAAAGTACTTTTCAATCAGGGTTGCACGGAAGCAAGATTATAGTGACAACACGTAGTACTAGGGTTGCATCAATTATGGGAACTAAGTCATCATCAACTTATTTCCTAAGCACTATATCTTTTGACAAAGGTTGGGAGTTATTTGTCAGATGTGCTGCAATTGATGTCAACTCGCATGAGTACTCAGACCTACAAGTAATTGGTCGAAAAATTGTTGAAAAGTGTAATGGTCTTCCTCTAGCTATAAAATCACTTGGGGGTCTTTTACGTGGGAAGCAAAATAAAGAGGATTGGGATGACATATTAAACAACGATATATGGGGGCTGTATGAGAGTGAGAGTGTTGGTATTCTTCCAGCTTTATGGCTGAGCTATTTTTATTTACCTTCGCATTTGAAGTCTTGTTTCTCCTATTGTGCTATATTTCCCAAAGATTATGAGTACAATGAGCAGGAGATGACCTTATTGTGGATGGGTGAAGGTCTTTTACTTCCTAAAGAGGGAATTAGAAATGAAGATATGGGAAAGAAGTACTTCAAAGATCTAATTTCTATGTCATTTTTTCAACAATCAAATGAGGATGAGGAGGAGCCAACTTTTAACATGCATGATCTTATACATGATTTGGCAATATTTGTTTCTGGTAATTTTTGTTTAACGATGAATAATATCAGTAAATGTTCTCATAAGGTTCGTCATTTTTCGTACCTGCAGCAATGTGCAAAGGCCGATGACCCTAAGGAATTTGAGGATTTATTTAAAGCCAAATGCTTGCGCACCCTATTGTGGGAACAAGGTCCAAGCAGTGATCAACTAAGGTTGTTAAAGATTGAAGACTTGAACAAGTCATTCCCATGCTTGAGAGTGCTATCCATAGCGGACAATGAGATCACCAAGCTTCCTGATTCAATATGCaatttgaagtatttaagaTATTTGAAGTTACGTTGTCGCATTAAAGAGATACCGAATACAATATGTAAGTTGTATAATTTGGAGACACTATTGTTGGAGGGATGTGTATATCTTACTAGACTACCAACTGATATTGGAAATTTAATCAACTTGCGACATCTTAGTGTTCCTAAGATAAACTTAGTAGAGATGCCATTGCAATTGGGGAAGCTACAAAATCTGCAAACACTAAATAGATTTGTTGTGGGAAGAAATAGAGATTGTGGTGGTATTGAATTGTTGAAAGAGTTTCAAGATCTACACGGCAGTCTTTCTATTACAGGACTAGAAAATGTGAATGTGAGTAGGCTTGAGGAAGTTTCAGATGCTGCAGCACCATTATTAAAGAGTAAGAAGTCTCTTAATCAGCTAGAATTGAGATGGAATCGTGCACATTTTCCTAAACTTGATGAGTTGCTCAAAGAAAGAGAGCTACTCAATGCCCTCCAGCCTCATCCAAACCTGAAGAAACTTAGCATTTGGCATTACAAAGGCAACAATTTTCCAAATTGGATGGGGGATCATCGCTGCTTGTCTAATTTAGTAAGCCTGAAGATGGAATATTGTAGTAATTGCAGCTTCTTGCCGTCGTTGGGACAGCTGCCTTCTCTCAAAGATCTTTGGATTAGGGGTTGTGGTGTGGTGAGAATAGATTCAGAGTTTTATTGTAGTTCTACTCttgattcttcttcttcttctgttgCAATACAAACAAAACCCTTATTCTTTACATCTTTGGAGACCTTGGCATTTATCGACTTCTCTGAGCTGGAAGAGTGGTCATTTATGGAAGGTGGAGGCTTTCCTcgtcttaagaatcttcaattaATCTGGTGTAAGAGACTCAAAGTGACATTGTTAGGAGATTATTTCCCGTCATTGACAGAGCTTCTAGTATACGACTGTGACCAACTAATAGCATTAATACTCCCAAGAGCTCAACTCATGCAGGCCCCTTTGATCACTTTAAAGAAGATTGAATTTGTCAAATGTCCCAACTTGAGGCACTTAGACGAGGAGGCCTTTCAGCACCTCACCTCCCTTGAGGAGTTGATCATTGATCAGTGTCCTAACCTCGAATGCTTGCCAAAAGAACTGCCCTCTTCTCTTTCTGAACTACACATTTCGAATTGTCCATTGCTAAGACCACGAGTGGAGAGGGAGACAGGGGAGGACTGGCCAATTATTGCTCACATCCCAAATATCACCGTCGATAACGGAGAACATAG CGCTCTTCGAGATTCAGCCAGACTGCTTAATTGGATTCTGTGCTAA